In Corynebacterium aquatimens, one genomic interval encodes:
- a CDS encoding acyl-CoA thioesterase: protein MSAEQIEHIEAHNFIPLRWNDFDRYGHLNNCAFVEMAQEARTQFLRTRFEEVGEEMGVFVRHVEVDFLRPVMPDTKKVEVVSEVVEIGNTSFKTRQEIKDRQGRVAGVVTTVLVMVDLSTATPREISQKEIGILESVKRPNTDESAPAELES from the coding sequence ATGTCTGCTGAACAGATCGAGCACATCGAGGCCCACAACTTCATTCCGCTGCGGTGGAACGACTTTGACCGCTACGGTCACCTGAACAACTGCGCGTTCGTGGAAATGGCGCAGGAAGCGCGTACGCAGTTCCTTCGGACCCGCTTTGAGGAAGTGGGCGAAGAAATGGGCGTCTTCGTCCGCCACGTGGAGGTAGATTTCCTTCGACCCGTCATGCCCGACACCAAGAAGGTGGAGGTCGTCTCTGAGGTCGTGGAGATTGGCAACACCTCGTTCAAGACGCGCCAAGAGATCAAGGACCGCCAGGGGCGCGTGGCTGGCGTGGTCACTACCGTGCTGGTCATGGTGGACCTGAGCACGGCCACCCCACGCGAGATTTCCCAGAAGGAAATCGGGATTCTTGAATCCGTCAAACGCCCCAACACTGACGAGTCGGCACCAGCGGAGCTGGAGTCCTAG
- the ettA gene encoding energy-dependent translational throttle protein EttA, which produces MAEFIYTMKNVRRAIGDKVILDNVTMAFYPGAKIGVVGPNGAGKSSLLKIMAGLDQPNNGEAFLDPGATVGILLQEPPLNEEKTVRENVEEGLGDIFTKKQRFEEIAAEMATNYSDELMEEMGKLQEELDAADAWEVDSKIEQAMDALRCPPPDEPVTHLSGGERRRVALAKLLLSEPDLLLLDEPTNHLDAESVLWLEKHLQDYPGAVLAVTHDRYFLDNVAQWICEVDRGKLYPYEGNYSTYLETKAQRLEVAGKKDQKLQKRLKNELEWVRSSPKARQAKNKARLERYEEMAAEAEKYKKLDFEEIQIPTPPRLGNKVVEVKDLDKGFDGRVLIDDLSFTLPRNGIVGVIGPNGVGKTTLFKTIVGLEEPDSGTVDVGETVQLSYVDQNRANIDPEKTVWEVVSDGLDYIHVGQNEMPSRAYLSAFGFKGPDQQKPSKVLSGGERNRLNLALTLKQGGNLILLDEPTNDLDVETLGSLENALQQFPGCAVVISHDRWFLDRTCTHILAWEGNIEEGKWFWFEGNFGDYEKNKVERLGEEAAKPSRVTHRKLTR; this is translated from the coding sequence GTGGCTGAGTTCATCTACACGATGAAAAACGTTCGCAGGGCTATCGGTGACAAAGTCATTCTGGACAACGTCACCATGGCCTTTTACCCCGGCGCCAAGATCGGTGTCGTGGGACCCAACGGCGCGGGTAAGTCCTCGCTGCTGAAGATCATGGCGGGCCTGGACCAGCCGAATAATGGTGAAGCGTTCTTGGATCCTGGCGCCACCGTCGGAATCCTGCTTCAAGAGCCGCCGTTGAATGAGGAAAAGACGGTTCGTGAGAACGTCGAAGAGGGTCTCGGCGACATCTTCACCAAGAAGCAGCGATTTGAGGAAATCGCAGCCGAAATGGCAACGAACTACTCCGATGAGCTGATGGAAGAGATGGGCAAGCTCCAAGAGGAGCTCGATGCCGCGGATGCGTGGGAGGTTGACTCCAAGATCGAGCAGGCCATGGACGCACTGCGTTGCCCGCCGCCGGATGAGCCTGTGACCCACCTGTCTGGTGGTGAGCGCCGTCGAGTAGCGCTGGCGAAGCTCCTGCTTAGCGAGCCTGACCTGCTTCTTCTTGACGAGCCGACGAACCACTTGGACGCCGAGAGTGTTCTGTGGCTGGAGAAGCACCTGCAGGACTACCCGGGTGCTGTCTTGGCCGTGACCCACGACCGCTACTTCCTGGACAACGTCGCCCAGTGGATCTGTGAGGTCGACCGCGGCAAGCTCTACCCGTACGAGGGCAACTACTCCACGTACCTGGAAACGAAAGCTCAGCGCCTTGAGGTTGCAGGTAAGAAAGACCAGAAGCTGCAAAAGCGTCTGAAGAACGAACTCGAGTGGGTTCGCTCCTCCCCGAAGGCCCGCCAGGCAAAGAACAAGGCCCGCCTGGAGCGCTACGAGGAAATGGCGGCAGAAGCAGAGAAGTACAAGAAGCTCGACTTCGAAGAAATCCAGATCCCGACCCCGCCGCGTTTGGGTAACAAGGTGGTTGAAGTCAAGGATCTGGACAAGGGCTTCGATGGCCGCGTGCTTATCGACGATCTGTCGTTCACGCTGCCCCGAAACGGCATCGTCGGTGTGATTGGCCCGAACGGTGTGGGTAAAACGACCCTCTTCAAGACCATCGTTGGCCTGGAAGAGCCGGACTCGGGAACCGTCGACGTCGGTGAGACCGTGCAGTTGTCATACGTGGACCAGAACCGCGCCAACATCGACCCCGAAAAAACCGTGTGGGAAGTCGTCTCCGACGGCTTGGACTACATCCACGTTGGACAGAACGAAATGCCGTCGCGCGCCTACCTATCCGCCTTCGGCTTCAAGGGCCCGGACCAGCAGAAACCGTCGAAGGTTCTCTCCGGTGGTGAGCGCAACCGCCTCAACCTGGCTCTGACCCTGAAGCAGGGCGGAAATCTGATCCTCCTCGACGAGCCGACAAACGACCTCGACGTGGAAACCCTGGGCTCACTAGAGAACGCTCTCCAGCAATTCCCGGGCTGCGCCGTAGTGATCTCGCACGACCGCTGGTTCCTTGACCGCACCTGCACCCACATCCTGGCCTGGGAAGGCAACATCGAAGAAGGCAAGTGGTTCTGGTTCGAAGGCAACTTCGGAGACTACGAAAAGAACAAGGTCGAGCGTCTCGGTGAGGAAGCCGCCAAGCCGTCCCGCGTTACGCACCGCAAACTGACCCGTTAG